The following DNA comes from Campylobacter concisus ATCC 51562.
TTTATGGTAAAGATATCTACCACTACGACATTTATCAGATCGGATTTGACGGGATGGCAAAAAACGGCCTTTTTGAAAATTTATTTGAAGAGGGGCTTCATCTAGTAGAGTGGGGCGATGAAAATTTAGAAAAAGCTCTAAAGAAAAACGGCGAGAGCTATACGTTAGTAAAAATTTCTCCTAGCAAAAATGGCAGAAAATACGAGGTTATAAGTGCATAAACTAGAAGTAAAAGATCTAAAAAAGACGATTAAGAAAAGTGAGATCATAAAAGGCATATCTTTAGAGGTAAATAGTGGCGAAGTCGTGGGGCTTCTTGGGCCAAATGGCGCTGGAAAGACGACCACTTTTTATATGATCTGCGGGCTGATCTCGCCAACTAGCGGAGATGTCTTTTTAAATGACGAAAAGATCACAAACGTCCCACTTCACAAAAGAGCGCACCTTGGTATTGGCTATTTGCCGCAAGAGTCAAGCATATTTAAAGAGCTAAGCGTCGAAGAAAATTTGCTCCTTGGGGCTGAAATTTTAAATCAAAGCAAAGAAGAGATCTCTAAAAGAGTAAATGAGATGCTAAATATGCTAAACATCGAGCCTATTCGCCTAAGAAAGGGTGTTAGTCTAAGTGGCGGCGAGCGCAGACGCTGTGAGATCGCTAGAAGTCTCATCATAAAGCCAAAATTTTTGCTGCTTGATGAGCCATTTGCAGGCGTCGATCCTATCGCAGTTAGCGACATCCAAAGTATCGTTAGAGACCTTAAAAAGCTAGGCATCGGCGTTTTGATAACTGATCACAACGTCCGTGAGACGCTAGCCATTTGCGACAGAGCTTATGTCATCAAAGATGGCTCACTTCTAGCAAGTGGCAGTGCGAGTGAAGTAGCAAACAATAAGCTTGTAAGAACGCACTATCTTGGCGAAGAATTTAAGCTGCTTGAGTAGATGATGCTAAGGCAAAAGCAAACTTTAGCGCCAAAGATCAAACTAAACCAAACGCTAAGAAGCTGGCTTCCCATACTTCAAAGCGGACTTGATGAGCTAAAAGAGACGCTTGAACCTTTCATAAAAGAGAACCCATTTGCCACAATTGAGCATAAAAATTTAGAAAAAAACGAGAAAAAGCGAAATTTTTTCGAGCAGGTTAGCAAAAACTCGGTTAGCGAGAGTATCGAGGCTTTAAGCATCTATAAAGAAAGCCTCTATGAAAAGCTCATTAGCCAGATAAATCCACCACTTTTCCCCACGCAAAAGTCTCAAGATATCGCGTATAAAATCATCGAGTGCTTAGACGATGAGGGCTATTTTTCCTATGATAATGAAATTTTTGCTGATTTTTGCGAGAGCGAAGTGGAGCGGGTTAGGGCGAGATTTGCCTACCTTGAGCCCTGTGGCGTGGGTGCAAAGGATGTCAAAGAGAGTTTTTTGTTTCAGCTAAGCGAGGCAGAGGCGAGTAATGAGATCATAGAGTGCGCAAAAAAGATCATCTTAAATTTTGAAAATATAGAAAAGCTTAGAAAGCTTAAATTTTACGACGACGCGCTAAAGATCATAAAAAAATTTAAAAATCCCCCGGCCATTGAGTATCTTGAAGATGAAAAAGAGGCGGTGCCTGATATCTTCGTGCTAAGCACAAGCAGTGGCATAAGTGTGCAGATAAATGATGAGTACTATCCAGAAATTTTGGTTGATACCGAGGGATTAGACGAGAAAGAGGCCTTTGTAAGCTCGCGCATAAAAGAGGCAAGCGAGCTTATAGACGCCCTTGAGATGAGAAAGGCGACGCTTTATAAGATAGGGCTCATGATAGTTGAGTATCAGTATGACTACTTTTTGGGTGGCGACATAAAGCCTATGAAGCTAAAAGACCTAGCTGACGAGCTTGGACGCAACCCTTCAACCATCTCAAGAGCGATCGCAAACAAATATCTAAGCTGCTCAAGAGGCACGGTCGCGCTTAAAAATTTCTTCGCAACTGGCTTTGACGATGAGACTTCAAACGCTGCAATAAAGGAATTTTTACTAGAGCTCATTAAAGGCGAAGATCACAAAAAGCCACTTTCTGATCTAAAAATCCAAGAGCTTATACAAGCTAAATTTAACATCCAAATCGTTCGCCGAACCATCACAAAATACCGCAAAATCCTAAATATCGGAAGCTCAAGCCAGCGAAAAAGAGTCTATCAGATAAACGGCTAACTACCACTCATTTACAGCAAAAAGTATGGCCTTGCGCATCTGTGCAAAAAGTTCGCTACTAAGCTCTTCGTACTCTTTGCCACGTTTTTTATATTGTGCCATGCCCGCTGCATCGTCATTCCAAGAGCCCATACCGCCAAAGACATCAGCTAAGCTTGCCGTAGCAAAAAGGGCTAAATTTTTCTTTGGCATAAGCGGTGCATTAAATATCTTTTGATCATCCTTACTAGGAAATTTAAGTGATTTTAATGCCCTGCGAAAACACTCACCAAAATTCTCACACTCTATCTCATCTGCAAAGGCTGCTATCTTGGTAAGTATGGCCATAAAAGCCTCTGTGTTGTCGCTAAAATTTTCTAAATTTACATCTTTTTCAAGACCAAATTCTTTATATATTATGTCCCAGTCTCTTTGATCTTTGTTGTATTTCCAGTAGGGCACGAAGCAGCTCATGTGCTCTTTAAAAATACAAATGATCGATTTTGCGGTAGAGTTTGAAAAGCTAAGCAATAAACGTTCATCTGATGAGCCAGTTAAATTTGCAGTAAGTCTTACATCGCTCAATCCAAGTTTTAATGTGTACTCAAACCACT
Coding sequences within:
- the tsaE gene encoding tRNA (adenosine(37)-N6)-threonylcarbamoyltransferase complex ATPase subunit type 1 TsaE produces the protein MFFELLENELNELVRVLPKSGVVLLSGDLASGKTTLVKAIIKAHGIEESVTSPTFSLMQIYGKDIYHYDIYQIGFDGMAKNGLFENLFEEGLHLVEWGDENLEKALKKNGESYTLVKISPSKNGRKYEVISA
- a CDS encoding RNA polymerase factor sigma-54; translated protein: MLRQKQTLAPKIKLNQTLRSWLPILQSGLDELKETLEPFIKENPFATIEHKNLEKNEKKRNFFEQVSKNSVSESIEALSIYKESLYEKLISQINPPLFPTQKSQDIAYKIIECLDDEGYFSYDNEIFADFCESEVERVRARFAYLEPCGVGAKDVKESFLFQLSEAEASNEIIECAKKIILNFENIEKLRKLKFYDDALKIIKKFKNPPAIEYLEDEKEAVPDIFVLSTSSGISVQINDEYYPEILVDTEGLDEKEAFVSSRIKEASELIDALEMRKATLYKIGLMIVEYQYDYFLGGDIKPMKLKDLADELGRNPSTISRAIANKYLSCSRGTVALKNFFATGFDDETSNAAIKEFLLELIKGEDHKKPLSDLKIQELIQAKFNIQIVRRTITKYRKILNIGSSSQRKRVYQING
- the lptB gene encoding LPS export ABC transporter ATP-binding protein, whose amino-acid sequence is MHKLEVKDLKKTIKKSEIIKGISLEVNSGEVVGLLGPNGAGKTTTFYMICGLISPTSGDVFLNDEKITNVPLHKRAHLGIGYLPQESSIFKELSVEENLLLGAEILNQSKEEISKRVNEMLNMLNIEPIRLRKGVSLSGGERRRCEIARSLIIKPKFLLLDEPFAGVDPIAVSDIQSIVRDLKKLGIGVLITDHNVRETLAICDRAYVIKDGSLLASGSASEVANNKLVRTHYLGEEFKLLE